The following coding sequences lie in one Apium graveolens cultivar Ventura chromosome 3, ASM990537v1, whole genome shotgun sequence genomic window:
- the LOC141710678 gene encoding uncharacterized protein LOC141710678, which produces MYPSDGYVNTTAFTYNDFNPSLGIQDLSSSSSCLFHSSSPFNLYEDEAIYSQHLHAILSATNQSIVATNDISVTGNMENSSQNDVNLKEYMCAGGSTNQLVARKKMGKKDRHSKINTAHGPRDRRMRLSLDVAGKFFELQDMLGYDKPSKTVEWLFQHAKGAIEEQFGGFPHMNKDSSIVTISASSTSDCDVVSGIDESIPRTTSSKSVLPSTRSKEKRTRSVRIPTFHHRSKESREKARQIARERTKEKRKQQLDVQQSANLMTWRPFGTGEEPVGTSHNTNNYNERISVEEKLQNSRKQRLQSQGIREESINISDPNIFIMTGNYSPSVLFNYQQTSGTSHEQYHFTDF; this is translated from the exons atgtatcCATCAGACGGCTATGTAAATACTACTGCTTTCACATATAATGACTTTAACCCAAGTCTAGGAATCCAAGATCTCTCCTCTTCTTCATCTTGCTTGTTCCATTCTTCTTCTCCGTTTAATTTGTACGAAGATGAGGCGATTTACTCTCAGCATCTTCATGCTATTTTAAGTGCAACTAATCAAAGCATAGTAGCCACAAACGACATTTCTGTCACAGGAAACATGGAAAATTCTAGCCAAAATGATGTCAATTTGAAAGAGTATATGTGTGCAGGTGGAAGCACTAATCAGCTTGTTGCGAGAAAGAAGATGGGTAAAAAAGATAGACACAGTAAGATCAACACTGCTCATGGCCCTAGAGACAGAAGAATGAGGCTATCTCTTGACGTTGCTGGAAAGTTTTTCGAACTGCAAGACATGCTGGGGTATGATAAACCTAGTAAAACTGTGGAATGGCTATTTCAACATGCTAAAGGTGCCATCGAAGAACAATTTGGAGGGTTCCCCCATATGAACAAAGATTCCAGTATAGTTACAATCAGTGCTTCTTCCACTTCAGACTGTGACGTTGTATCTGGGATTGATGAGTCCATACCGAGGACCACGAGCTCTAAATCTGTCTTACCTTCCACTCGCAGCAAGGAGAAGAGGACTAGATCTGTTAGAATACCTACATTTCATCACCGTTcaaaagaatcaagagaaaaggCTAGACAGATAGCAAGGGAAAGAACAAAGGAGAAAAGGAAGCAACAGCTTGATGTTCAACAATCAGCCAACTTAATGACTTGGAGACCATTTGGAACCGGTGAAGAACCGGTAGGTACTAGTCATAACACCAATAACTATAATGAACGAATTTCAGTTGAGGAAAAATTGCAAAATTCTCGGAAGCAGCGACTGCAAAGTCAAGGGATCAGAGAGGAAAGTATTAATATTAGTGATCCTAATATTTTCATCATGACCGGAAACTACAGCCCATCCGTTCTCTTCAATTATCAGCAAACTTCTGGAACTTCTCACGAG CAATATCATTTCACAGACTTTTAG